CCCAGCGACCGCCGACGGCCAGGTGCTGATCGTCGTAGCTGTCACGGCGATGGCCCTGGAGATGGCGATCGGATTCGCCGTGGTCACCGCCCTGTTCCGGTCGAGGGAGATCGACATGACCGACATGGCGGCGGAGATGAAGGAGTGAGCGGCCTGCTGTGGGCGCTGGTCGCCGTACCGCTCGGGGCCGGCGTCCTGCTGCTGGTGGCGGGACACAGGGCCAACCGTGCGGCCCCCGGCGTGGCTCTGGCCGTTTCGGCGGCCGCGACGGGTCTCGCCATCGCGGTGGCCTTCCGGCATACGTCCGTACAGGCGCCGCTTCTCGACGGTCTACCGGTCCGCCTGGCCGTGGACGGACTGTCCGGTCTGCTGGTCGTGACGGTCACCGTGGTCACCCTCGCCGTACTCCTGTTCAGCGCGGCCGAGTTCGGGGCGGACGAAGCTCGAGCCCGCTTCTTCGGGCTGATGCTGCTGTTCGCCGGGAGCATGCTGGTCACGGTCACGGCCGCGACCCTGCCGGTCCTGCTGATGGGCTGGGAGGTCATGGGCGCCACCTCGTGGGCGCTGATCGGCTACTGGTGGCGGGATCCAGTGCGCACGAGCGCGGCCGACACCGCGTTCCTCACCACCCGTACCGCGGATCTGGGCCTGTATCTGGCGGCGGGCGCGGCTCTGGCGAGCGGTCGGGACACCACGCTCTCCCTCGACGGGCTGGCCCGCGCGGACGACCCGTGGCTGTCGTTCGTCACGGCGGGGCTCGTCGTCGCCGCGTTTGGCAAGTCCGCCCAACTGCCCTTCAGTTTTTGGCTGTCGAAGGCGATGCAGGGCCCGAGCCCGGTCTCCGCGCTGCTGCACTCGGCGACGATGGTCATCGCGGGGGCGTATCTGCTGCTGCGGACCGGGCCGTTGCTGGACGCCTCCGGCTGGGGCGACGACCTCGTGGCCTGGGCCGGCGCCGCCACCGCGCTCTGCCTCGGGTTGGTCGCGGTGGCCCAGAGCGACCTCAAGCAGCTGCTCGCCGCGTCGACGTGCGCCCAGATCGGCTTCATGGTGCTGGCCGCCGGGACCGGCGCGACCACCGGTGGCACCCTACAACTCCTCACCCACGCGGCCGCGAAGAGCCTGCTGTTCCTGACCGCCGGGGCCTGGCTGACCGCCCTCGCCACGCAACGACTCCCCGAACTGCTGGGCGCCGCACGCCACCATCGCATCGCGGGCCTGGCCTTCACGGTGGGCGCGCTTTCCTTGGCCGGGTTGCCGCCTCTGTCGCTGTGGGCTGCCAAGGATGTGCTGCTCGCGGGGGCGTTGGAGACCAGTGGCTGGTTGTACGGCGTCGCGTTGTCCGCCGCCGTGTTGTCGGCGGTCTACAGTGCCAAGGCCCTGTGGTTCGTCTGGCGCCCGGCGGTGCCGCGGCCCGACGCGCGCCGCGTCCCGGTCGGTGCCGTGGGGCCCCTGGTGCTGCTGGCGCTGGCGTGTGTCGCGCTGACGCCGGTTGCGTTCCCGCCGCTGCGGGACAGTCTCGGGCGGGTACTGGCCCATTCCGGTCAGCCCGAGCCTCATATCTGGGAGTTCGCGCTCTCCGGGGCTCTTGCTCTGCTGGCGGCCGCGGTCACCTGGCTCTGGGGCACGCGCCCCCTGCCCGTGCCCGCCCGGGCCAAATCCGGGTTCGCGGACTGGCTGTTGCTGGAGCGCGCTGCCGACGTCCTCCTGGTCGCTCCTGTGTTGCGGCTCGCGCGGGCCGCCGCCGCGGTCGACGACCGCGTCCTGGACCGTGCCGTCGACGGCTCGGCCGCATCCGCCGTGCGGTTCGCCCGCTGGACGAACCGAGTCGTCGAACGGGCCATGGACGGCACGGTGTCGGGGGTCGCGTCCGGGACTCGCACGCTCGGCCGCTGGGCCCGTCGCCCGCAGACCGGGCAGCTGCACCAGTACCTCGCCCAGGCCGTCGCGGCCTTCACCGTCCTCGCCGTCGTGCTCGTCCTCGTGAGGTGACCCGTATGCTGACCGCCCTCGTCTTCGCGCCCACGGCCGTCGCACTGCTGCTCTTCGTCCTGCCCCGACGGACGACTCCGGCGTTCTTCCGCGGTATCTGGGTGGCGGTGTCGGCCATCGAACTCACTCTCGTCATCGTGATGTGGGCCGGATACGAAACCGGCGGCGGAATGCAGTACGAGGAACGCGCCCGCTGGATCCCCAGCGCAGGCGTCGGCTACCACGTCGGCGTCGACGGCCTGTCGCTCCCGCTGCTTGCCCTCACCTGCCTGCTGTTCCTGGCCTGCGCCCTCTACTCACTGCGCGAGAACCGTCGTATCCGCGAATTCGCCGCCCTGTTCCTCTTCCTCGAGACCACATGCCTCGGTCTGTTCGCGGCCCTGGACCTGATCCTCTTCTTCGTCTTCTTCGACCTGTCCATCGTGGCGATGTACTTCGTCATCGCCGGCTGGGGCCATCGGCAGGCGGCCCACGCCGCGCTGAAGTTCTTCCTGTACACGTTCATCGGCTCGCTCGCCCTGCTGCTCGGCTTCATCGGCCTGTACCTCGCCGCGTCCCCGCACACCTTCGACATG
This Streptomyces sp. NBC_00377 DNA region includes the following protein-coding sequences:
- a CDS encoding NADH-quinone oxidoreductase subunit 5 family protein, producing MSGLLWALVAVPLGAGVLLLVAGHRANRAAPGVALAVSAAATGLAIAVAFRHTSVQAPLLDGLPVRLAVDGLSGLLVVTVTVVTLAVLLFSAAEFGADEARARFFGLMLLFAGSMLVTVTAATLPVLLMGWEVMGATSWALIGYWWRDPVRTSAADTAFLTTRTADLGLYLAAGAALASGRDTTLSLDGLARADDPWLSFVTAGLVVAAFGKSAQLPFSFWLSKAMQGPSPVSALLHSATMVIAGAYLLLRTGPLLDASGWGDDLVAWAGAATALCLGLVAVAQSDLKQLLAASTCAQIGFMVLAAGTGATTGGTLQLLTHAAAKSLLFLTAGAWLTALATQRLPELLGAARHHRIAGLAFTVGALSLAGLPPLSLWAAKDVLLAGALETSGWLYGVALSAAVLSAVYSAKALWFVWRPAVPRPDARRVPVGAVGPLVLLALACVALTPVAFPPLRDSLGRVLAHSGQPEPHIWEFALSGALALLAAAVTWLWGTRPLPVPARAKSGFADWLLLERAADVLLVAPVLRLARAAAAVDDRVLDRAVDGSAASAVRFARWTNRVVERAMDGTVSGVASGTRTLGRWARRPQTGQLHQYLAQAVAAFTVLAVVLVLVR